In the Styela clava chromosome 8, kaStyClav1.hap1.2, whole genome shotgun sequence genome, one interval contains:
- the LOC120346406 gene encoding uncharacterized protein LOC120346406, with amino-acid sequence MNNTMSDPRGLVKLQGLCPVHYRNHCFWSVVHSTYDTNMDEAKRICGENNGLPANVYNEQHLNDLMDDIRKKVSGSFVYIWTGMTVDVSTNAVRMRDLTAAAFVKWLNSGFPDRGESGLYIYVTTDASSSSQGMGNNPPAYKYHGVICEK; translated from the exons atgaataacacTATGTCCGACCCTCGTGGGCTGGTGAAGTTACAAG GACTTTGCCCCGTACATTATCGCAATCATTGCTTCTGGTCAGTAGTGCATTCAACATATGATACCAATATGGATGAAGCAAAAAGAATTTGTGGAGAAAACAATGGGCTTCCGGCGAATGTTTATAACGAGCAACATCTGAACGACTTGATGGATGATATTCGAAAAAAAGTATCAGGCTCTTTTGTGTACATATGGACAGGCATGACAGTCGATGTATCG ACGAATGCAGTTCGCATGAGAGACCTCACTGCGGCTGCGTTTGTCAAATGGTTGAACAGTGGATTTCCAGACAGAGGAGAATCAGGTTTGTATATCTACGTTACTACTGACGCATCATCCAGCAGCCAAGGAATGGGGAACAATCCACCTGCATACAAATATCACGGCGTCATTTGTGAAAAATAG